The genomic stretch ACGGCGAAGACTCGTATGTCCTTATCCTGAGGGAGAGCGAATGGGGTTATTGTGCGCAGCGGGCCGAGACTATAAGGAAGGAGTTCCTGGAGAGATTCCACGATGAGCCGGCAAAGCTCAGTATAAGTATCGGTGCGGTAGTTTACCCTTATGCTTCACGGCAGGTGTCGGAGCTCATCACTGAAGCGCATTATGCTCTTCACCTCTCAAAAAATCGAGGAGGAAACTGCGTGACAATATTTCCCACTGCACCCCCCGCCGGTCCCCCGGGTGCTTCATTCCCTGCCCATGTGGATCCACCACGGCATCCTCCGGCTCTCTCATCGGGGTATGAGCAGAGTTTCCCCGAAGACTTGTGAGAGCTCCCAGGTGAAAGGGAGAAAGAATCTGACAAAGCAGCGGATCACAGGATAGGAAGGGAGGTAAATAACGCAAACAGGACAATGGAAGTCAAAATCTGGCTCGACACTCTTCTCTTTGTTCTCTAGTAGCAGAAAGCCCATATTTGGATATTATCATCCTTCTGCCGCTTTTTTTATGTTCACTGCATGCCCTTCTCCA from Candidatus Eremiobacterota bacterium encodes the following:
- a CDS encoding GGDEF domain-containing protein translates to MNQIEQNPYINPDDENAPEITLEEAYIPLDVYNYNYLQRRVSNACAFFMRCSLPFGLIIIDIDHFKRFNDLHGSDKGDLLLNNFVSMVKSFMRRGDLLSSYGEDSYVLILRESEWGYCAQRAETIRKEFLERFHDEPAKLSISIGAVVYPYASRQVSELITEAHYALHLSKNRGGNCVTIFPTAPPAGPPGASFPAHVDPPRHPPALSSGYEQSFPEDL